One window of the Lonchura striata isolate bLonStr1 chromosome 9, bLonStr1.mat, whole genome shotgun sequence genome contains the following:
- the TMEM61 gene encoding transmembrane protein 61 isoform X2: protein MRRVFVQEALSCLASLFSLPKPFSRRMAAASFRYGLTITGAVLLVTGTLCFAWWSDGEVGSGSGARLLPPREAEAVPSSSSSSSALLRSVSFFCCGIGGILLIFGLLWSVKANARVVSRRYQYHFPRDLQYFTAEPPEKWNCSTWDSSAIPTYEEALSCRPAHAAPAFVQPPGRKEELTPPLYRYLEEDEGWQGGRRRSSSDSALFRPSPARLDAAQPREPRAMPPPSYENIIVRGL, encoded by the exons ATGAGGAGAGTGTTTGTGCAGGAG GCTCTCTCATGCCTTGCCTCGCTCTTCTCCCTTCCTAAACCCTTCTCCCGAAGGATGGCAGCCGCCTCTTTCCGCTACGGCCTGACCATCACGGGGGCCGTGCTGCTGGTGACGGGgacgctgtgctttgcctggtGGAGCGATGGCGAGGTGGGCTCCGGCAGCGGGGCTCGCCTCCTGCCTCCCCGGGAAGCCGAGgccgtccccagctcctcctcctcctccagcgcCCTGCTCCGCTCCGTCAGCTTCTTCTGCTGCGGCATCGGCGGCATCCTCCTCATCTTCGGCCTCCTGTGGTCGGTGAAGGCCAACGCCAGGGTGGTGTCCCGGCGCTACCAGTACCATTTCCCCAGGGACCTGCAGTACTTCACGGCCGAGCCCCCGGAGAAGTGGAACTGCAG CACCTGGGACTCCAGTGCCATCCCCACCTACGAAGAAGCCCTGAGCTGCAGACCTGCCCACGCTGCCCCGGCCTTTGTGCAGCCGccggggaggaaggaggagctcACGCCGCCCCTGTACCGCTACCTGGAGGAGGACGagggctggcagggcggccGGCGGCGCAGCTCCTCCGACAGCGCCTTGTTccgccccagcccggcccggctggACGCGGcgcagccccgggagccgcggGCGATGCCGCCGCCCAGCTACGAGAACATCATCGTGCGGGGGCTCTGA
- the TMEM61 gene encoding transmembrane protein 61 isoform X1: protein MFWVKARQAVRVGITELLLGQQQMLQMSCEESRQAFGHSRAPKASQALSCLASLFSLPKPFSRRMAAASFRYGLTITGAVLLVTGTLCFAWWSDGEVGSGSGARLLPPREAEAVPSSSSSSSALLRSVSFFCCGIGGILLIFGLLWSVKANARVVSRRYQYHFPRDLQYFTAEPPEKWNCSTWDSSAIPTYEEALSCRPAHAAPAFVQPPGRKEELTPPLYRYLEEDEGWQGGRRRSSSDSALFRPSPARLDAAQPREPRAMPPPSYENIIVRGL from the exons ATGTTCTGGGTTAAAGCAAGGCAAGCTGTGCGGGTAGGAATCACAGAGCTCTTACTGGGTCAACAGCAGATGTTGCAGATGAGCTGTGAAGAAAGCAGACAGGCTtttgggcacagcagggcaccAAAGGCATCCCAG GCTCTCTCATGCCTTGCCTCGCTCTTCTCCCTTCCTAAACCCTTCTCCCGAAGGATGGCAGCCGCCTCTTTCCGCTACGGCCTGACCATCACGGGGGCCGTGCTGCTGGTGACGGGgacgctgtgctttgcctggtGGAGCGATGGCGAGGTGGGCTCCGGCAGCGGGGCTCGCCTCCTGCCTCCCCGGGAAGCCGAGgccgtccccagctcctcctcctcctccagcgcCCTGCTCCGCTCCGTCAGCTTCTTCTGCTGCGGCATCGGCGGCATCCTCCTCATCTTCGGCCTCCTGTGGTCGGTGAAGGCCAACGCCAGGGTGGTGTCCCGGCGCTACCAGTACCATTTCCCCAGGGACCTGCAGTACTTCACGGCCGAGCCCCCGGAGAAGTGGAACTGCAG CACCTGGGACTCCAGTGCCATCCCCACCTACGAAGAAGCCCTGAGCTGCAGACCTGCCCACGCTGCCCCGGCCTTTGTGCAGCCGccggggaggaaggaggagctcACGCCGCCCCTGTACCGCTACCTGGAGGAGGACGagggctggcagggcggccGGCGGCGCAGCTCCTCCGACAGCGCCTTGTTccgccccagcccggcccggctggACGCGGcgcagccccgggagccgcggGCGATGCCGCCGCCCAGCTACGAGAACATCATCGTGCGGGGGCTCTGA
- the BSND gene encoding barttin, with the protein MAEEKTFRYGFIILGFFLVMLGMFIMSVEKPQYYITFCVLGVLLVAVGITWSMCQCYPKITFIPADLEAERFLDHKPMVLPQKDTGSIAPCPNREASSTYEKSLPSYEQIQRQGLSSVPAPGTAQPRPCSCSQPALQARAEIHRELGEPLQQPAPRLETAAGSCPARPAPGDAPLASLLEEMDTPSLEGSVPGSPTPQSRTLPCSTHPGRPPSSSPGRGEQPRAPWKGPGKEDDLYYGLQEEPDALLKESDGLSEPEN; encoded by the exons atggcagaggagaAGACCTTCCGCTATGGGTTCATCATCCTGGGCTTCTTCCTGGTGATGCTGGGGATGTTCATCATGAGCGTGGAAAAGCCCCAGTACTACATCACCTTCTGCGTCCTGGGTGTGCTGCTCGTAGCCGTGGGCATCACATGGAGCATGTGCCAGTGCTACCCAAAG ATAACCTTCATCCCTGCGGACCTCGAGGCCGAGCGGTTCCTGGACCACAAACCCATGGTGCTGCCACAGAAGGACACCGG CTCGATTGCCCCCTGCCCCAACCGAGAGGCCAGCAGCACCTACGAGAAGAGCCTGCCGTCCTACGAGCAGATTCAGAGGCAGGGGCTCAGCTCGGTGCCAGCCCCAGGCACGGCACAGCCCagaccctgcagctgctcccagccagccctgcaagCCAGAGCAGAGATCCACCGGGAGCTGGGAGAGCCCCTCCAGCAGCCGGCACCTCGCCTGGAAACCGCAGCAGGCAGCTG ccccgcccggccagccccggggGATGCCCCGCTGGCATCCCTGCTGGAGGAGATGGACACGCCATCGCTGGAGGGCTCCGTGCCCGGCAGCCCCACGCCACAGAGCcgcaccctgccctgctccacccaccccggccgccccccgagcagctccccggggcggggagagcagccccgagccccctgGAAAGGCCCCGGGAAGGAGGATGATCTCTACTACGGGCTCCAGGAGGAGCCGGATGCTCTGCTCAAGGAGAGTGATGGCCTTTCTGAGCCTGAAAACTGA
- the PCSK9 gene encoding proprotein convertase subtilisin/kexin type 9, with product MSSDVLDTALKLPHVRYIEEDAYVFAQSIPWNLGRIVPPQPSSGTYRPPNKGDLAEIYLLDTSVQSTHREIEGRVTVTGFESIPEEDATHFHRQASQCDSHGTHVSGVLSGRDAGVARGASIRSLRVLNCQGKGTVSGTLMALEFIGRTLAARPYAPRVLLLPLAGAQSPALNAGCRRLARLGAVPVAAAGNYKDDACLYSPASEPEVITVGATDSEDQPASIGTLGTNFGRCVDLFAPGDDIIGASSDCSTCFTARSGTSQAAAHVAGIAAVLLSAEPRLSLAELRQRLLSFSTKNVMDTAWIPEEHRLQTPNSVARLPTRLAAEERLLCRSVWSARSGLAWLATAVARCASTEEMLSCSSFSRSGSRLGEHMEDKDGQKQCVAHNAFQGQGVYAIARCCTWPGAECRIQASSPAAEGAKCSPGDHVLTGCSFHSPSVVLGAGGRPVVGLGRGPSRCASRREAMAHALCCPTASLECRLKEHMALGHEEKVTVSCEDGWVLTGCNALSQSPGSMGAYAEDNSCVAAAGPGSSSAVAIAICCRGRQ from the exons ATGAGCAGCGACGTTCTGGACACG GCGCTGAAGCTGCCGCACGTGAGGTACATTGAGGAGGATGCCTACGTCTTTGcccagagcattccctggaacCTGGGCAGGATCGTGCCGCCGCAGCCCAGCTCGGGCACCTACCGCCCTCCCA ATAAAGGTGACCTGGCCGAGATTTACCTGCTGGACACCAGCGTGCAGAGCACCCACCGGGAGATCGAGGGCAGGGTGACTGTGACTGGCTTCGAGAGCATCCCTGAGGAGGATGCCACCCACTTCCATAGGCAG GCCAGCCAGTGTGACAGCCACGGGACCCACGTGTCCGGGGTGCTGAGCGGGCGCGACGCCGGCGTGGCCAGGGGCGCCAGCATCCGCAGCCTCCGCGTGCTGAACTGCCAGGGGAAGGGCACCGTCAGCGGGACCCTCATGG CGCTGGAGTTCATCGGCAGGACGCTGGCGGCTCGGCCGTACGCGCCgcgggtgctgctgctgcccttggcGGGCGCGCAGAGCCCCGCGCTGAACGCGGGCTGCCGGCGGCTGGCACGGCTGGGAGCGGTGCCGGTGGCGGCTGCCGGCAACTACAAGGACGATGCCTGCCTCTACTCGCCTGCGTCCGAGCCGGAG GTCATCACGGTCGGTGCCACCGACAGCGAGGACCAGCCTGCCTCCATCGGCACCCTGGGCACCAACTTTGGCCGCTGCGTGGACCTGTTTGCCCCGGGGGACGACATCATCGGCGCGTCCAGCGACTGCAGCACGTGTTTCACAGCGCGGAGCGGCACCTCGCAGGCGGCCGCGCATGTGGCAG GCATCGCGGCCGTGCTGCTCAGCGCCGAGCCCCGGCTGAGCCTGGCCGAGCTCCGCCAGCGCCTCCTGAGCTTCTCCACCAAGAACGTCATGGACACAGCGTGGATCCCGGAGGAGCATCGCCTCCAGACACCCAACAGCGTGGCAAGGCTGCCCACCCGGCTGGCAGCGG AGGAGCGGCTGCTCTGCCGCTCGGTGTGGTCGGCGCGCTCGGGGCTGGCCTGGCTCGCCACGGCCGTGGCTCGCTGCGCCAGCACTGAGGAGAtgctcagctgctccagcttcTCCCGCAGCGGCAGCCGGCTGGGGGAGCACATGGAG GACAAGGACGGGCAGAAGCAGTGTGTGGCCCACAACGCcttccagggccagggggtttATGCCATCGCCAGGTGCTGCACGTGGCCCGGGGCTGAATGCCGGATCCAGGCCAGTTCCCCGGCGGCCGAGGGGGCCAAGTGCTCCCCAGGAGACCATGTGCTGACTG GGTGCAGTTTCCACTCCCCATCCGtggtgctgggtgctggtggcaggcccgtggtggggctggggagggggcccAGCCgctgtgccagcaggagagAGGCGATGGCACACGCCTTGTGCTGCCCCACCGCCAGCCTCGAGTGCCGGCTGAAGGAGCACATGGCCCTGGGACATGAGGAGAAG GTGACAGTGTCCTGTGAGGATGGCTGGGTGCTGACGGGCTGTAACGCCCTTTCCCAGAGCCCTGGCTCCATGGGAGCCTACGCCGAGGACAATTCCTGCGTGGCAGCCGctggccctggcagcagctcggCTGTGGCCATCGCCATTTGCTGCCGGGGCCGGCAGTAG